Proteins encoded in a region of the Paramagnetospirillum magneticum AMB-1 genome:
- a CDS encoding YgiQ family radical SAM protein: MTPVQPLSFPRRGAAPFLPMSRAEMETLGWDQCDVVLVTGDAYVDHPSFGMAIVGRLLESQGFKVGIIAQPDWSGPEPFRALGRPRLFFGVTAGNMDSMVNRYTSDRRLRSDDSYTPGGEGGKRPDRAVIVYAQRCREAFKDVPVVLGGIEASLRRIAHFDIWSEKLRRSVLLDAKADLLVFGNAERAIVDIARRSAAGEAPREMHDIRGTVFVRPGVPEDWRVVDASDLETAPPALKGDKVVVRLPSFEQVQDDPVLYAQASRVLHQESNPLNARPLVQRHGDRELWVTEPPIPLSTPELDGVYDLPYARGPHPSYGEAKIPAWEMIRFSINIVRGCFGGCSFCSITEHEGRIIQSRSADSIIHEIEEIRDKTKGFTGTISDLGGPTANMWRLGCREPEVQKVCRRLSCVYPDICKTLGTDHDPLIRLYRAARGVKGVKRVNIGSGVRYDLAVTSPAYVDELVRHHVGGYLKIAPEHTEDGPLSKMMKPGIGSYERFKDMFEKAAVKAGKKLYLIPYFIAAHPGTSDQDMLNLALWLKKNGFRLDQVQTFLPTPMSLATAMYHSGRDPIRPVRRVGEEVFTAKGLRQRRLHKAFLRWHDPENWPILREALQKMGRADLIGPGNHQLVPRGGAAAAQAVGAKPGARRDQPPLRRRPSGRKAAPGEGRT, encoded by the coding sequence ATGACACCAGTTCAGCCCCTTTCCTTTCCCCGCCGTGGCGCGGCGCCCTTCCTGCCCATGAGCCGGGCCGAGATGGAGACGCTCGGCTGGGACCAGTGCGACGTGGTGCTGGTCACCGGCGACGCCTATGTGGACCATCCCAGCTTCGGCATGGCCATCGTCGGCCGGCTGCTGGAATCCCAGGGCTTCAAGGTGGGCATCATCGCCCAACCCGACTGGAGCGGGCCCGAGCCCTTCCGCGCCCTGGGCCGTCCGCGCCTATTCTTCGGGGTGACGGCGGGCAACATGGATTCCATGGTCAACCGCTATACCTCGGACCGCCGCCTGCGCAGCGACGACAGCTATACGCCGGGCGGCGAGGGCGGCAAGCGCCCCGACCGCGCCGTCATCGTCTATGCCCAGCGCTGCCGCGAGGCCTTCAAGGACGTTCCCGTGGTGCTGGGCGGCATCGAGGCGTCCTTGCGCCGCATCGCCCATTTCGACATCTGGTCGGAAAAGCTGCGCCGTTCGGTGCTGTTGGATGCCAAGGCCGATCTGCTGGTGTTCGGCAACGCCGAGCGGGCCATCGTCGACATCGCCCGGCGGAGCGCGGCGGGCGAGGCGCCCAGGGAGATGCACGACATCCGGGGCACGGTCTTCGTGCGTCCCGGGGTGCCCGAGGACTGGCGGGTGGTGGATGCCTCGGACCTGGAGACCGCTCCGCCGGCCCTGAAGGGCGACAAGGTGGTGGTGCGCCTGCCTTCCTTCGAGCAAGTGCAGGACGATCCGGTGCTGTACGCCCAGGCGTCGCGAGTGCTGCACCAGGAGAGCAACCCCCTCAACGCCCGGCCGCTGGTTCAGCGCCACGGCGACAGGGAACTGTGGGTGACCGAGCCGCCCATTCCGCTCTCCACTCCCGAACTGGACGGGGTCTACGACCTGCCCTATGCAAGGGGGCCGCATCCCTCCTATGGCGAGGCCAAGATCCCCGCCTGGGAGATGATCCGCTTTTCCATCAACATCGTGCGCGGCTGTTTCGGCGGCTGTTCCTTCTGCTCCATCACCGAGCACGAGGGCCGCATTATCCAGAGCCGCTCGGCCGATTCCATCATCCACGAGATCGAGGAGATCCGGGACAAGACCAAGGGCTTTACCGGCACCATCTCGGATCTGGGCGGGCCGACCGCCAATATGTGGCGGCTGGGCTGCCGCGAGCCCGAGGTGCAGAAGGTCTGCCGCCGCCTGTCCTGCGTCTATCCCGACATCTGCAAGACGCTGGGCACCGACCATGATCCGCTGATCCGTCTTTACCGCGCAGCAAGGGGCGTCAAGGGCGTCAAGCGGGTCAATATCGGCTCGGGCGTGCGCTACGATCTGGCGGTGACCAGTCCGGCCTATGTGGACGAACTGGTGCGCCACCATGTGGGCGGCTATCTCAAGATCGCCCCCGAGCATACCGAAGACGGGCCGCTGTCCAAGATGATGAAGCCGGGCATCGGCTCCTACGAGCGCTTCAAGGACATGTTCGAGAAGGCGGCGGTCAAGGCGGGCAAGAAGCTCTACCTCATCCCCTATTTCATCGCCGCCCATCCCGGCACCAGCGACCAGGACATGCTGAACCTGGCCCTGTGGCTGAAGAAGAACGGCTTCAGGCTCGATCAGGTGCAGACCTTCCTGCCGACCCCCATGTCGCTGGCCACCGCCATGTATCACAGCGGCCGCGACCCCATCCGGCCGGTGCGCCGCGTGGGCGAGGAGGTGTTCACCGCCAAGGGCCTGCGCCAGCGGCGCCTGCACAAGGCCTTCCTGCGCTGGCACGATCCCGAGAACTGGCCGATCCTGCGCGAGGCGCTGCAGAAGATGGGCCGCGCCGACCTGATCGGGCCGGGGAATCATCAGTTGGTGCCGCGCGGCGGGGCTGCTGCCGCTCAAGCGGTGGGCGCCAAACCTGGCGCACGCCGCGATCAGCCGCCATTGAGGCGGCGGCCAAGCGGCCGGAAGGCCGCGCCCGGCGAGGGGCGGACATAA
- a CDS encoding cache domain-containing protein, producing the protein MVTRVRRTLKGWVRRWLPLLLAPPALVALLFNAWDFASLWIEHDRAYEEAQHQVQVLARDVSRTLTTTLGPVDIHITDHLRPVATRFVTTQASLPQLQRVFQLTTQRLPQVAAVLVFDASGRGVAASVPLSRPGPSLANGFFFQKHRDQGLESAVFVGDASVTLGETGPTRWRLMMSRRLQDLDGRFMGMLLLQFDTEHIFSQIAALELMPGAGVRIFDESGRLLVNHPRDYSLAGRTFWDSRLFRRWDAERRELVGRIPDPTDESPEIGAFRAIDGYSLLVSVGLSEDLALVEWWRELALLLLTVGVFVAASSVAARRVLAKWVLHLNGKGEDDRGYRDGDGI; encoded by the coding sequence ATGGTGACGCGGGTCAGACGGACGCTAAAGGGCTGGGTGCGGCGGTGGCTGCCGCTGCTGCTGGCGCCGCCCGCCCTGGTGGCCCTGCTGTTCAACGCCTGGGACTTCGCCAGCCTGTGGATCGAGCACGACCGGGCCTACGAGGAGGCCCAGCATCAGGTCCAGGTTCTGGCCCGCGACGTTTCCCGGACCCTGACCACCACGCTGGGGCCGGTGGACATTCACATCACCGACCATCTGCGGCCGGTGGCGACGCGCTTCGTCACCACCCAGGCCTCCTTGCCGCAATTGCAGCGGGTCTTCCAGCTGACCACCCAGCGCCTGCCCCAGGTGGCGGCGGTGCTGGTGTTCGATGCCTCGGGGCGCGGCGTGGCGGCGTCGGTGCCGCTGTCGCGGCCCGGCCCCAGCCTGGCGAACGGCTTCTTCTTCCAGAAGCACCGCGACCAGGGATTGGAAAGCGCCGTCTTCGTCGGCGATGCCTCGGTGACCCTGGGGGAGACGGGGCCGACCCGCTGGCGGCTGATGATGAGCCGCCGGCTGCAGGATCTGGACGGCCGCTTCATGGGGATGCTGCTGCTGCAGTTCGACACCGAGCACATTTTTTCGCAGATCGCCGCCCTCGAGCTCATGCCGGGGGCCGGGGTGCGCATCTTCGACGAGTCGGGCCGCCTGCTGGTCAACCATCCCCGCGACTATTCCCTGGCCGGGCGGACTTTCTGGGACAGCCGGCTGTTCCGCCGCTGGGACGCCGAACGGCGGGAACTGGTCGGGCGCATTCCCGATCCCACCGATGAATCGCCGGAAATCGGCGCCTTCCGCGCCATCGACGGCTATTCCCTCCTGGTCTCGGTCGGGCTGTCCGAGGATCTGGCCCTGGTGGAATGGTGGCGGGAACTGGCCCTTCTGCTCCTCACCGTCGGCGTGTTCGTCGCCGCCTCCAGCGTGGCGGCGCGCCGCGTGCTGGCGAAATGGGTGTTGCATCTGAATGGCAAAGGGGAGGATGACAGGGGATACCGAGACGGCGACGGCATTTGA
- a CDS encoding MMPL family transporter, with translation MIRILAVRLVDWCWRHAWTVVVASLAATVLLGWFAATHLSLDTDESKLISQDLPFRKVERSIDQAFPSTSERLAVIIDGPTAELAEEAVERLARVLPAAHKGLVHDASRPAEEMFFRKNGLLFMSPAELEQIVERLVQAQPLLGSVAKDPSLRGLLTSVDLVLQGIAHGQAQPKDIEPLIAQLDKPAAAIATGHQAQPVDWQGLMSGGPAKDAPRRFLMVHGTLDYGDLEPASKVIDAVRATARDQGLTPENGFKVSITGNLALSDANFATVTEGVEISAPLSFIAVLLLLFWGVRSGRVVAAIMISLVVGLVATAAFAAATVGSLNPISVAFAVMFVGIAVDFAIQFVTAFRNERFLQGEPGAAVLASARSMAAPLSLAAIATAVGFLSFLPTAYTGVSQLGLIAGGGMIIALVVDFTLLPALLALLKPLPEKEPVGLKLQSTDAFLRRHAKRIVGVGCAVGLAGAVLLPVMPLDFDPLHLQDPKAEAVSAFFELAKNPDNGVYAVETLAPSVEAARALTEKFEAVPEVHRVMTILTFIPEEQDAKLAMIADVAMVLAPTLNPAKVLPAPSAEELMAALAKLAAQLEAVAPDHKPSQVLAGHLKAIVAKGPKSAEAYQKAAAAGLPTLLSGLRRSLEPELVSLDTIPADLKREWVAADGRARVQVLPKIDMQNQEARNRFNAAVTAVTPFMAGAPISMEQSGRVVIGAFAVAGIGALVAIGLLLGLMLRRWLDSALVLAPLVLGALATVIAARLAGIALNFANVIALPLLLGIGVAFNIYFVVNWRNGVTDHLSSPTTRAVLFSALTTGSAFGSLAVSPHLGTASMGLLLFLSLGLSVAATFIVLPAIFHLIGKPSSTGSAL, from the coding sequence ATGATCAGGATACTGGCGGTTCGACTTGTTGACTGGTGCTGGCGCCATGCCTGGACCGTGGTGGTCGCCTCACTGGCCGCCACCGTGCTGCTGGGCTGGTTCGCCGCCACCCATCTGTCGCTGGACACCGACGAAAGCAAGCTGATCTCCCAGGATCTGCCGTTCCGCAAGGTGGAGCGCAGCATCGACCAGGCCTTTCCCAGCACCTCCGAACGGCTGGCGGTGATCATCGACGGCCCCACCGCCGAACTGGCGGAAGAGGCGGTCGAGCGCCTCGCCCGGGTGCTGCCCGCCGCCCATAAGGGGCTGGTCCACGACGCCTCGCGCCCGGCCGAGGAAATGTTCTTTCGCAAGAACGGCCTGCTGTTCATGTCCCCGGCCGAGCTGGAGCAGATCGTCGAGCGTCTGGTCCAGGCCCAACCGCTGCTGGGCTCGGTGGCCAAGGACCCCAGTCTACGCGGCCTGCTGACCTCGGTGGATCTGGTGCTGCAGGGCATTGCCCACGGTCAGGCCCAGCCCAAGGACATCGAGCCGCTGATCGCCCAGCTGGACAAGCCCGCCGCCGCCATCGCCACGGGCCATCAGGCCCAGCCGGTGGACTGGCAGGGCCTGATGTCGGGCGGACCGGCCAAGGATGCGCCGCGCCGCTTTTTGATGGTGCACGGCACCCTGGATTACGGCGACCTGGAGCCCGCCTCCAAGGTCATCGACGCGGTGCGCGCCACGGCCAGGGACCAGGGGCTGACCCCCGAGAACGGCTTCAAGGTCAGCATCACCGGCAATCTGGCCCTGTCGGACGCCAATTTCGCCACGGTGACCGAAGGCGTCGAGATTTCGGCGCCGCTGTCGTTCATCGCCGTGCTGCTGCTGCTGTTCTGGGGCGTGCGCTCGGGCCGGGTGGTGGCGGCCATCATGATCAGTCTGGTGGTGGGACTGGTGGCCACCGCCGCCTTCGCCGCCGCCACGGTGGGCAGCCTCAACCCCATTTCCGTGGCCTTCGCCGTGATGTTCGTCGGCATCGCCGTGGACTTCGCCATCCAGTTCGTCACCGCCTTCCGCAACGAGCGCTTTCTCCAGGGCGAGCCGGGCGCCGCCGTCCTGGCCTCGGCCCGCTCCATGGCGGCGCCGCTGTCGCTGGCCGCCATCGCCACCGCCGTGGGCTTCCTGTCATTCCTGCCCACCGCCTATACCGGCGTGTCGCAACTGGGCCTGATCGCCGGCGGCGGCATGATCATCGCCCTGGTGGTGGACTTCACCTTGCTGCCGGCGCTGCTCGCCCTGCTCAAGCCACTGCCCGAAAAGGAGCCGGTGGGGCTCAAGCTGCAATCCACCGACGCCTTCCTGCGCCGCCATGCCAAGCGCATCGTCGGCGTCGGCTGCGCCGTCGGTCTGGCGGGCGCGGTTCTGTTGCCGGTCATGCCGCTGGATTTCGATCCGCTGCACCTGCAGGACCCCAAGGCCGAGGCGGTCTCCGCCTTTTTCGAACTGGCCAAGAATCCCGATAACGGCGTCTATGCCGTCGAGACCCTGGCCCCCTCGGTGGAGGCCGCCCGCGCCCTGACCGAAAAGTTCGAGGCGGTGCCCGAGGTTCATCGGGTGATGACCATCCTGACCTTCATTCCCGAAGAGCAGGACGCCAAGCTGGCCATGATCGCCGATGTGGCCATGGTGCTGGCCCCCACCCTCAACCCCGCCAAGGTGCTGCCCGCCCCGTCGGCCGAAGAGCTGATGGCGGCTCTGGCCAAGCTGGCGGCGCAATTGGAGGCCGTCGCCCCCGACCACAAGCCCTCGCAGGTTCTGGCCGGACATCTGAAGGCCATCGTCGCCAAGGGCCCCAAATCCGCCGAAGCCTATCAGAAGGCCGCCGCCGCCGGCCTGCCCACCCTGCTGTCGGGCCTGCGCCGCTCGCTGGAGCCTGAACTGGTCAGCCTGGACACCATTCCCGCCGATCTGAAGCGCGAATGGGTCGCCGCCGACGGCCGCGCCCGCGTCCAGGTGCTGCCCAAGATCGACATGCAGAACCAGGAGGCGCGCAACCGCTTCAACGCCGCCGTCACCGCCGTCACCCCCTTCATGGCCGGCGCGCCCATCTCCATGGAGCAATCTGGCCGGGTGGTGATCGGCGCCTTCGCCGTGGCCGGCATCGGCGCCCTGGTGGCCATCGGCCTGCTGCTGGGCCTGATGCTGCGCCGCTGGCTGGACTCGGCCCTGGTGCTGGCGCCCCTGGTGCTGGGCGCCCTGGCCACGGTGATCGCGGCCCGTCTGGCCGGAATCGCGCTGAACTTCGCCAATGTCATCGCCCTGCCGCTGCTGCTGGGCATCGGCGTCGCCTTCAACATCTATTTCGTGGTCAATTGGCGCAACGGCGTCACCGACCATCTGTCGTCGCCCACCACGCGGGCGGTGCTGTTCTCGGCGCTGACCACCGGTTCGGCCTTCGGCAGCCTGGCGGTGTCGCCCCATCTGGGCACCGCCTCCATGGGGCTGCTGCTGTTCCTGTCGCTGGGATTGTCGGTGGCGGCCACCTTCATCGTGCTGCCCGCCATCTTCCACCTGATCGGCAAGCCGTCGTCCACCGGGTCCGCCCTGTGA
- the hpnK gene encoding hopanoid biosynthesis-associated protein HpnK, whose product MSKRLIVTADDFGRSLEINRAVEDGHANGILTAASLMVTEGAVDDAVERARRLPGLGVGLHVTLVDGIPALAPSQIPDLVDGNGLFTLDLVRLGTRIFLSKAAQRQVSAEMRTQFELFKATGLPLAHVDFHHHYHQHPTVFALVLDLAVEYGAPGIRIPWEPPLLSYRARGDRLGTRLSNGLFHWRRNRAMAAKAKARGLVVNERAFGLNDSGQMDAAKVNSFLGVLPEGLSEIYCHPATAHWSGARPMPPHYRIDDEYKALIAPENRRKVEELGITLTTFAAEARGQ is encoded by the coding sequence GTGAGCAAGCGCCTGATCGTCACCGCCGATGATTTCGGCCGCTCGCTCGAGATCAACCGGGCGGTGGAGGACGGCCATGCCAACGGCATCCTCACCGCCGCCAGCCTGATGGTCACCGAAGGCGCCGTGGACGACGCGGTCGAGCGCGCCCGGCGCCTGCCTGGGCTGGGGGTCGGGCTGCACGTCACCCTGGTGGACGGCATTCCCGCCCTGGCGCCCAGCCAGATCCCCGATCTGGTCGACGGGAACGGGCTGTTCACCCTGGATCTGGTCCGGCTCGGCACCCGCATCTTCCTGTCCAAGGCGGCGCAGCGTCAGGTCAGCGCCGAGATGCGCACCCAGTTCGAGCTGTTCAAGGCCACCGGCCTGCCGCTCGCCCATGTGGACTTCCACCATCATTACCATCAGCACCCCACGGTCTTCGCCCTGGTGCTGGATCTGGCGGTGGAGTACGGGGCGCCGGGCATCCGCATTCCGTGGGAGCCGCCGCTGCTGTCCTACCGGGCCAGGGGCGACCGGCTGGGCACAAGGCTGTCCAACGGCCTCTTCCACTGGCGGCGCAACCGCGCCATGGCGGCCAAGGCCAAGGCCAGAGGGCTGGTGGTCAACGAACGGGCCTTCGGCCTCAATGATTCCGGCCAGATGGATGCCGCCAAGGTCAATTCCTTCCTGGGCGTGCTGCCCGAAGGGCTGTCGGAGATCTATTGCCATCCCGCCACCGCCCATTGGAGCGGGGCACGCCCCATGCCGCCCCATTACCGCATCGATGACGAGTACAAGGCCCTGATCGCCCCGGAAAACCGCCGCAAGGTCGAAGAGCTGGGCATCACGCTGACCACCTTCGCCGCGGAGGCTCGGGGACAATGA
- a CDS encoding HpnL family protein codes for MKGNLLRLGLIALIIAVAWYMRDGFGDVGGALNTAGWTGVALMALTHALPVALCGVAWGLLQDEVPTWKFSVARWIKDGVGELAGILPLSAEMAGIRLMTRYGFRVADASAIVMVDLTAEAIAQFFFSILGVALWLHLYPEAEVTRWALIALGISVPGLAIFVALQRSVVMRFLETLPAKIMPHAWDAPDADAGVHAAVNALYADHGRVARSVFWHILAWAAGAIEAWVALRLLGYPLGLAEILALESIIYAIRSVAFVVPGAIGLQEGGYMLVGAVLGLPTEIALAVSLLKRGRELLMGLPALFAWHYIEHATAKQKAPAEKTGA; via the coding sequence ATGAAGGGCAATCTTCTGCGCCTGGGGCTGATCGCCCTGATCATCGCCGTGGCCTGGTATATGCGCGACGGCTTCGGCGACGTGGGCGGCGCCCTCAACACCGCCGGATGGACCGGGGTGGCGCTGATGGCACTGACCCACGCGCTGCCCGTGGCGCTGTGCGGCGTGGCCTGGGGGCTGTTGCAGGACGAGGTGCCCACCTGGAAGTTCTCGGTGGCCCGCTGGATCAAGGACGGGGTGGGCGAGTTGGCCGGCATTCTGCCCCTGTCGGCGGAAATGGCCGGCATCCGCCTGATGACCCGCTACGGCTTCCGGGTGGCCGATGCCAGCGCCATCGTCATGGTCGACCTGACCGCCGAGGCCATCGCCCAGTTCTTCTTCAGCATCCTGGGCGTCGCCCTGTGGCTGCACCTCTACCCCGAGGCAGAGGTCACCCGCTGGGCGCTGATCGCCTTAGGCATCAGCGTTCCCGGCCTGGCCATCTTCGTCGCCCTGCAGCGCTCGGTGGTGATGCGTTTCCTGGAGACCCTGCCGGCCAAGATCATGCCCCATGCCTGGGACGCCCCCGACGCCGATGCCGGGGTGCATGCCGCCGTCAACGCGCTGTATGCCGACCATGGCCGTGTCGCCCGCTCGGTGTTCTGGCACATCCTGGCCTGGGCGGCGGGGGCGATCGAGGCCTGGGTGGCGCTGCGCCTGCTGGGCTATCCCCTGGGGCTGGCCGAGATTCTGGCCCTGGAAAGCATCATCTACGCCATCCGCTCGGTGGCCTTCGTGGTGCCCGGCGCCATCGGGCTGCAGGAGGGCGGCTACATGCTGGTGGGCGCCGTGCTGGGCCTGCCCACCGAGATCGCCCTGGCGGTCTCGCTGCTGAAGCGCGGGCGTGAGCTGCTGATGGGCCTGCCCGCCCTGTTCGCCTGGCACTATATCGAACACGCCACCGCCAAGCAAAAGGCCCCGGCCGAGAAGACCGGGGCCTGA
- a CDS encoding methyl-accepting chemotaxis protein, with translation MRDNGAITNREVELKDDDMLVSRTDAGGRITFVNKAFIDISGFTEQELLGSPHNLVRHPHMPKEAFADLWASIKAGRPWEGYVKNRTKTGDHYWVRANVTPFMEKGQIAGFISIRSKPTRAQINAAEQAYALFREGKARGLAIRDGRVVSTGLGGRVSALKNSIAGRLSGVLAVLGVLMLVVGWLGISGMRGIGEDMREVYLENTMPAIDLAEVADLSQENYRQIASIAVQMLANQHWVPVSERLAAIESNSQIINRKWEHYAQGSHPAEELALIEKFAKARTAFRDQGLIPAVDLVRKNDAAALSKHFGEAMRPLYNANHVALKGLIDYQSKDAGNTYARAEQHLSSRTFLVIGALVVAVVLGFILAVWILAGIRNPLKAMERHFDAIASGNQAHEIPVADMQEFGQLHSLLRALKAKLGYSALEKAELDRQAEENRRAELNRVAKSLEDRVKGVVDLIDVSSGSLLGNAQTLSANAQQTMVQAGNVTAMTGQVTANVQSVSAATQELSSSVTEISRQVAHAATISGDAVRQAGETDRMVRSLAEAAQKIGEVVNLITDIASQTNLLALNATIEAARAGEAGKGFAVVANEVKHLANQTAKATEEIGQQVTAIQGETRSAVEAIRSISGTIENISELSSAIAAAVEEQGAATAEIARSVEQAAHGTASAAENVEVVSGAAEETKLMSDQVYEAANGLKGASNQLAQEVAGFIREIRSA, from the coding sequence ATGCGTGACAACGGCGCGATCACCAACCGCGAGGTGGAACTGAAGGACGACGACATGCTGGTGTCGCGCACCGATGCCGGCGGCCGCATCACCTTCGTGAACAAGGCCTTCATCGATATCAGCGGCTTTACCGAGCAGGAATTGCTGGGCTCGCCCCACAATCTGGTTCGCCATCCCCACATGCCCAAGGAGGCGTTCGCCGATCTGTGGGCCTCCATCAAGGCCGGACGGCCCTGGGAGGGCTACGTCAAGAACCGCACCAAGACCGGCGATCACTACTGGGTGCGGGCCAATGTCACCCCATTCATGGAAAAGGGCCAGATCGCCGGCTTCATCTCCATCCGCTCCAAGCCGACCCGGGCTCAGATCAATGCCGCCGAACAGGCATACGCGCTGTTTCGTGAAGGCAAGGCCCGGGGCCTGGCCATTCGCGACGGGCGGGTGGTCTCCACCGGCCTGGGCGGCAGGGTTTCCGCCCTGAAGAATTCCATCGCCGGACGCCTGTCCGGAGTGCTGGCCGTGCTGGGAGTGCTGATGCTGGTGGTGGGCTGGCTGGGCATTTCCGGCATGCGCGGCATCGGCGAGGACATGCGCGAGGTCTATCTGGAGAACACCATGCCGGCCATCGATCTGGCCGAGGTCGCCGATCTGTCCCAGGAAAACTATCGCCAGATCGCCAGCATCGCGGTGCAGATGCTGGCCAATCAGCATTGGGTGCCGGTGTCCGAGCGTCTGGCCGCCATCGAGTCCAACTCGCAGATCATCAATCGCAAGTGGGAGCACTATGCCCAGGGCAGCCACCCGGCCGAGGAACTGGCACTGATCGAGAAATTCGCCAAGGCGCGCACGGCGTTCCGCGACCAGGGGCTGATTCCGGCGGTGGATCTGGTCCGCAAGAACGATGCGGCGGCACTGTCCAAGCATTTCGGCGAGGCCATGCGGCCGCTCTACAACGCCAACCATGTCGCTCTCAAGGGTTTGATCGACTATCAGAGCAAGGATGCCGGCAATACCTACGCCCGGGCCGAACAGCATCTGTCCTCGCGGACATTCCTGGTGATCGGCGCCCTGGTGGTTGCCGTCGTTCTGGGCTTCATCCTCGCCGTCTGGATCCTGGCGGGCATCCGCAATCCCCTGAAGGCCATGGAGCGGCATTTCGACGCCATCGCCTCGGGCAATCAGGCGCATGAAATCCCCGTGGCCGACATGCAGGAATTCGGGCAGCTCCATTCGCTGCTGCGGGCGCTCAAGGCCAAGCTGGGCTATTCCGCCCTGGAAAAGGCCGAACTGGACCGCCAGGCCGAGGAGAACCGCAGGGCCGAGCTCAACCGCGTCGCCAAATCCCTGGAGGACCGGGTCAAGGGCGTGGTCGATCTGATCGACGTGTCGTCGGGCTCGCTGCTGGGCAATGCCCAGACCCTGTCGGCCAATGCCCAGCAGACCATGGTACAGGCCGGCAACGTCACCGCCATGACCGGTCAGGTTACCGCCAATGTCCAGTCGGTGTCGGCGGCGACTCAGGAACTGTCGTCCTCGGTGACCGAGATTTCCCGTCAGGTGGCCCATGCCGCCACCATCTCGGGCGATGCGGTGCGTCAGGCGGGCGAGACCGACCGCATGGTCCGCAGCCTCGCCGAGGCGGCCCAGAAGATCGGCGAGGTGGTCAACCTGATCACCGACATCGCCAGCCAGACCAACCTGCTGGCGCTCAACGCTACCATCGAGGCGGCGCGGGCAGGCGAAGCCGGCAAGGGCTTTGCCGTGGTCGCCAACGAGGTCAAGCATCTGGCCAACCAGACCGCCAAGGCCACCGAGGAAATCGGCCAGCAGGTCACCGCCATTCAGGGCGAGACCCGCTCGGCGGTGGAAGCCATCCGCTCCATCTCGGGAACCATCGAGAATATCAGCGAGCTGTCCTCGGCCATCGCCGCCGCGGTGGAGGAGCAGGGCGCCGCCACCGCCGAGATCGCCCGCTCGGTGGAACAGGCGGCCCACGGCACCGCCTCCGCCGCCGAAAATGTCGAGGTGGTCTCGGGGGCCGCCGAGGAGACCAAGCTGATGTCGGATCAGGTCTACGAGGCCGCCAACGGCCTCAAGGGCGCCTCGAACCAGTTGGCCCAGGAGGTGGCGGGCTTCATCCGCGAAATCCGCAGCGCCTGA
- a CDS encoding RluA family pseudouridine synthase, translated as MSEVQTLTVAEEEAEIRLDRWFKRHFPSVGHGLLEKWLRAGNVRVDGKRAKSNQRLDAGQIIRVPPLPTAEAPPREVRPAPVDEKIARMLQDAVLYMDDEVIALNKPPGLAVQGGTGMADKHLDAWLDALCFDGGRPKLVHRLDKDTSGVLLLGRTANATAKLAAAFKSRSARKCYWALVAGVPRYPQGRIDAPLAKLPGKAGEKVAVDKEDGKHAVTYYRVVDATLKRAAWLELEPRTGRTHQLRAHCLLLGTPIMGDGKYGGQDALVEGTGVSRKLHLHARAVRLPHPRTGKVLEVVAPLPPHIKASFDFFGFTESRSGPPFVSFEDD; from the coding sequence ATGAGTGAAGTGCAGACCCTGACCGTCGCCGAGGAAGAGGCCGAAATTCGCCTCGACCGCTGGTTCAAGCGCCATTTCCCCTCCGTCGGCCATGGGCTGCTGGAAAAGTGGCTGCGCGCCGGCAATGTCCGGGTCGACGGCAAGCGCGCCAAATCCAACCAGCGTCTCGACGCCGGCCAGATCATCCGCGTGCCCCCGCTGCCCACGGCCGAGGCCCCTCCGCGCGAGGTTCGGCCCGCCCCGGTGGACGAGAAGATCGCCCGCATGCTCCAGGACGCGGTTCTGTACATGGACGACGAGGTCATCGCGCTGAACAAGCCGCCCGGGCTGGCGGTTCAGGGCGGCACCGGCATGGCCGACAAGCATCTGGACGCCTGGCTGGATGCGCTGTGCTTTGACGGCGGGCGGCCCAAGCTGGTCCATCGCCTGGACAAGGACACCTCGGGGGTGCTGTTGCTGGGGCGCACCGCCAACGCCACCGCCAAGCTGGCCGCCGCCTTCAAAAGCCGTTCGGCCCGCAAGTGCTACTGGGCGCTGGTGGCCGGCGTGCCGCGCTACCCCCAGGGCCGCATCGACGCGCCCCTGGCCAAGCTGCCCGGCAAGGCCGGCGAGAAGGTCGCGGTGGACAAGGAGGACGGCAAGCACGCCGTCACCTATTACCGCGTGGTGGATGCCACCCTCAAGCGCGCCGCCTGGCTGGAACTGGAGCCGCGCACCGGCCGGACCCACCAGTTGCGCGCCCACTGCCTGCTGCTGGGCACTCCCATCATGGGCGACGGCAAATATGGCGGCCAGGATGCCCTGGTCGAAGGCACCGGCGTCTCGCGCAAGCTGCACCTGCATGCCCGCGCCGTGCGCCTGCCCCATCCCCGCACCGGCAAGGTGCTGGAGGTGGTGGCTCCCCTGCCGCCCCACATCAAGGCCAGCTTCGACTTCTTCGGCTTTACCGAAAGCCGCTCCGGCCCGCCATTCGTCTCCTTCGAAGACGATTAA